A single genomic interval of Helianthus annuus cultivar XRQ/B chromosome 13, HanXRQr2.0-SUNRISE, whole genome shotgun sequence harbors:
- the LOC110897941 gene encoding uncharacterized protein LOC110897941 isoform X1, whose amino-acid sequence MDGIRLQRMEFFFGPQIMCQDVSITFVTQFYGENWADKKLHIYHSSGKKWVVMLKRVKCMPVLTDGWQTVVSELNLQKNCLLTFLPLNHFGLHLSSYVNGVCGQSYFTINHHLRLGFTIIEDSFVQECFEDNVVAGSYEINYKGSSWTVSTSKFNSSYVFSQGWTQLCNDLGVQEDDLLVLEKLDDVLFGLTVYLDEVEIRLSKKVESDDDDVFQISKADYFKTLLKDIEEDDNIYIPDESPSGTVPSRTPKKVHVKETLKKGDASHFKTMQDVKGKGKAKLFADRSDTVENLNKECKRRKRSTKSDSIPYRPSAETVKY is encoded by the exons ATGGATGGAATTCGTCTCCAACGCATGGAATTTTTTTTTGGGCCTCAAATAATGTGCCAG GATGTCTCTATCACCTTTGTTACTCAATTCTATGGAGAGAATTGGGCCGATAAGAAGCTGCATATATATCATTCAAGTGGGAAAAAATGGGTCGTAATGTTGAAACGAGTAAAATGTATGCCAGTCTTAACTGACGGCTGGCAAACAGTTGTTTCAGAACTTAATCTTCAAAAGAATTGTTTGCTGACCTTTCTTCCATTGAACCATTTTGGTCTCCATCTTTCATCTTATGTTAACGGCGTGTGTGGTCAATCTTATTTCACAATTAATCATCATCTAAGATTGGGTTTTACG ATCATTGAAGATTCTTTTGTTCAAGAATGTTTTGAAGACAATGTAGTGGCTGGCTCATATGAAATAAATTATAAGGGTTCTTCGTGGACTGTGTCAACAAGTAAGTTTAATTCAAGCTATGTATTTTCACAAGGTTGGACTCAACTTTGCAACGATCTTGGCGTTCAAGAAGATGACTTACTGGTTCTTGAAAAACTTGATGATGTTTTATTTGGCTTAACCGTGTATCTAGACGAGGTAGAGATAAGGTTGAGCAAGAAGGTTGAATCCGACGATGATGATGTATTTCAGATCTCTAAGGCCGATTACTTTAAAACGCTTTTGAAG GACATAGAGGAGGATGATAACATTTATATTCCTGATGAAAGTCCATCAGGAACAGTCCCGTCACGTACACCGAAGAAGGTTCATGTTAAAGAGACGTTGAAAAAAGGTGATGCTTCACATTTCAAGACAATGCAAGAT gttaaaggaaaaggaaaagctaAACTTTTTGCCGACAGATCCGACACAGTCGAGAATTTGAACAAAGAATGCAAACGCCGAAAACGTTCTACAAAATCTGATTCTATTCCGTATCGTCCATCTGCTGAAACCGTCAAGTATTAG
- the LOC110897941 gene encoding uncharacterized protein LOC110897941 isoform X2, whose translation MDGIRLQRMEFFFGPQIMCQDVSITFVTQFYGENWADKKLHIYHSSGKKWVVMLKRVKCMPVLTDGWQTVVSELNLQKNCLLTFLPLNHFGLHLSSYVNGVCGQSYFTINHHLRLGFTIIEDSFVQECFEDNVVAGSYEINYKGSSWTVSTNEVEIRLSKKVESDDDDVFQISKADYFKTLLKDIEEDDNIYIPDESPSGTVPSRTPKKVHVKETLKKGDASHFKTMQDVKGKGKAKLFADRSDTVENLNKECKRRKRSTKSDSIPYRPSAETVKY comes from the exons ATGGATGGAATTCGTCTCCAACGCATGGAATTTTTTTTTGGGCCTCAAATAATGTGCCAG GATGTCTCTATCACCTTTGTTACTCAATTCTATGGAGAGAATTGGGCCGATAAGAAGCTGCATATATATCATTCAAGTGGGAAAAAATGGGTCGTAATGTTGAAACGAGTAAAATGTATGCCAGTCTTAACTGACGGCTGGCAAACAGTTGTTTCAGAACTTAATCTTCAAAAGAATTGTTTGCTGACCTTTCTTCCATTGAACCATTTTGGTCTCCATCTTTCATCTTATGTTAACGGCGTGTGTGGTCAATCTTATTTCACAATTAATCATCATCTAAGATTGGGTTTTACG ATCATTGAAGATTCTTTTGTTCAAGAATGTTTTGAAGACAATGTAGTGGCTGGCTCATATGAAATAAATTATAAGGGTTCTTCGTGGACTGTGTCAACAA ACGAGGTAGAGATAAGGTTGAGCAAGAAGGTTGAATCCGACGATGATGATGTATTTCAGATCTCTAAGGCCGATTACTTTAAAACGCTTTTGAAG GACATAGAGGAGGATGATAACATTTATATTCCTGATGAAAGTCCATCAGGAACAGTCCCGTCACGTACACCGAAGAAGGTTCATGTTAAAGAGACGTTGAAAAAAGGTGATGCTTCACATTTCAAGACAATGCAAGAT gttaaaggaaaaggaaaagctaAACTTTTTGCCGACAGATCCGACACAGTCGAGAATTTGAACAAAGAATGCAAACGCCGAAAACGTTCTACAAAATCTGATTCTATTCCGTATCGTCCATCTGCTGAAACCGTCAAGTATTAG